The Beijerinckiaceae bacterium genome has a window encoding:
- a CDS encoding bifunctional 3-demethylubiquinol 3-O-methyltransferase/2-polyprenyl-6-hydroxyphenol methylase yields the protein MQTAAHQVNGNSAVTPQEKLRRTATIDPAEVAQFDRLGTEWWDPTGAMQALHRFNPVRVGYLRELLCRRFPLDGKPRDRHAAEPLRGLRILDIGCGGGILSEPLARLGAQMTSIDPAPRNIEIAKDHAAATGLAIDYRCMSAQDLLAEGAVFDVVLTMEVIEHVRNVAGFINQAAAMVRPGGILVAATLNRTLKSFAFAIVGAEYVLRWVPRGTHSWNQFVTPQELAKALRAAGLHIRDETGVVYDPLTGRWRLSKDMDVNYIISADRPS from the coding sequence ATGCAAACCGCGGCACATCAAGTCAATGGGAATTCAGCTGTGACTCCGCAGGAAAAGCTCCGCCGTACCGCCACGATCGACCCCGCCGAGGTCGCCCAATTCGACCGGCTGGGGACGGAATGGTGGGATCCGACCGGGGCGATGCAGGCGCTGCACCGGTTCAATCCGGTCCGCGTCGGCTATTTGCGGGAGCTGCTCTGCCGGCGCTTCCCCTTGGATGGAAAGCCTCGCGATCGACACGCGGCGGAACCACTCCGGGGGCTCAGAATCCTCGATATTGGGTGCGGCGGCGGGATTCTTTCAGAACCGCTCGCGCGGCTCGGGGCACAAATGACGTCGATCGATCCGGCACCGCGCAATATCGAAATCGCCAAGGATCATGCGGCGGCCACAGGCCTTGCCATCGATTATCGCTGCATGTCCGCCCAGGACCTTCTGGCCGAGGGCGCTGTCTTCGATGTGGTCCTCACCATGGAAGTCATCGAACATGTGCGTAACGTCGCCGGCTTCATCAATCAAGCCGCCGCGATGGTCCGGCCCGGCGGTATTCTAGTCGCCGCCACGCTCAACCGTACCTTGAAGAGCTTTGCTTTTGCAATTGTCGGCGCCGAATATGTGCTGCGCTGGGTGCCGCGCGGAACCCATAGCTGGAACCAATTCGTCACACCTCAGGAACTCGCCAAGGCGCTGCGCGCCGCGGGGCTGCACATCCGCGATGAGACCGGCGTGGTCTACGATCCTTTGACTGGTCGGTGGCGTCTGTCGAAAGACATGGACGTCAATTACATCATAAGCGCCGACCGCCCAAGCTGA
- a CDS encoding aspartate kinase, translated as MSRLVMKFGGTSVANIERIRNVARHVAREREAGHEIAVVVSAMAGKTNELVGWCEEASPLYDPREYDAVLASGEQVTAGLLAIVLQEQGIPARSWQGWQVPILTSDSHGSGRIEEIDPTAILDGFLAHREVAVISGFQGYHRATGRIVTLGRGGSDTSAVAIAAAIKASRCDIYTDVDGVYTTDPRIVPKARRLDRIAFEEMLEMASLGAKVLQVRSVELAMAHKVKTYVRSSFDDPKYPKQGTLICAEEDIVESPVVTGIAFSRDEAQITLRQVADRPGIAAAIFMPLAEANINVDMIIQVASEDSGFTDMTFTVSAADFTRARAILYKEQPQIGFSSLHGANDVVKVSAIGVGMRSHAGVAALAFKALAEKGINIRAITTSEIKLSVLIEAAYTELAVRTLHALYGLDKA; from the coding sequence ATGTCCCGTCTTGTCATGAAATTCGGCGGCACCTCGGTCGCAAACATAGAGCGCATTCGCAATGTTGCAAGGCATGTGGCGCGGGAACGCGAGGCCGGCCATGAGATCGCTGTGGTCGTCTCGGCGATGGCCGGAAAGACCAATGAGCTGGTCGGCTGGTGCGAGGAAGCCTCGCCGCTTTACGATCCGCGCGAATATGACGCCGTTTTAGCCTCCGGCGAGCAGGTAACCGCAGGTCTCCTGGCCATTGTCCTGCAGGAACAGGGAATTCCGGCGCGCTCCTGGCAAGGTTGGCAGGTCCCGATCCTGACGTCGGACTCGCATGGGTCGGGGCGGATCGAGGAGATCGATCCGACGGCAATTCTCGATGGGTTTCTGGCCCATCGGGAGGTCGCGGTGATTTCCGGCTTTCAAGGCTACCACCGGGCCACCGGCCGAATCGTGACGCTCGGCCGTGGCGGTTCGGATACGAGCGCGGTTGCCATCGCAGCCGCGATCAAGGCCAGCCGCTGCGATATTTATACGGATGTCGACGGTGTTTATACGACCGATCCCCGGATCGTTCCCAAGGCGCGGCGGCTCGACCGGATCGCTTTCGAGGAAATGCTTGAAATGGCCTCGCTCGGCGCCAAGGTCCTTCAGGTGCGCTCGGTCGAACTGGCTATGGCGCACAAGGTCAAGACCTACGTCCGGTCGTCGTTCGACGATCCAAAATACCCGAAACAAGGGACATTGATTTGCGCCGAGGAGGATATTGTGGAAAGTCCAGTCGTCACCGGCATCGCTTTTTCGAGAGACGAGGCGCAAATCACATTGCGGCAGGTCGCCGACCGCCCCGGCATCGCCGCAGCCATATTCATGCCACTGGCCGAAGCCAATATTAACGTGGACATGATCATTCAGGTGGCGTCAGAGGATTCGGGCTTCACCGATATGACTTTCACGGTTTCGGCGGCCGATTTCACGCGGGCCCGCGCGATTCTTTATAAGGAGCAACCGCAGATTGGCTTCTCCAGCCTGCACGGAGCAAATGACGTTGTTAAAGTTTCAGCAATTGGCGTCGGCATGCGCAGCCATGCCGGTGTCGCCGCCCTCGCATTTAAGGCTCTTGCCGAAAAAGGTATTAATATCAGAGCCATCACGACCTCCGAAATCAAATTGTCCGTGCTGATCGAAGCGGCCTATACGGAATTGGCCGTGAGGACATTACATGCCCTTTACGGCTTAGATAAAGCTTGA
- the ptsP gene encoding phosphoenolpyruvate--protein phosphotransferase — translation MYGTLGGPRLLLRRLREVMAEPVSPQARLDKIVVHIAANMVAEVCSVYVLRADGRLELYATEGLNREAVHLTTLRTGEGLVGLIAETAEPLALADAQLHPSFLYRPETGEEIYSSFLGVPILRGGNTLGVLVVQNKARRAYSEEEIEALQTTAMLLAEMIASGELQSLAAPGRDIALRRPLALKGTPIADGVGLGHVVLHEPRIVVKQLVAEDIKLEMERLDTAIGAMRQSIDLLIENGNMGPGEHRDVLETFRMFAHDRGWLRRLREAVTTGLTAEAAVERVQNDARAKLQRRTEPFMRDRLHDLDDLANRLLHQLTGQSFAAAHKNLPNNSVIVARTMGPAALLEYDRAKIRGLVLEDGGAGSHVAIVARALGIAAVGEVANIIDFVEPGDALIVDGATGDVHVRPPPDVENTYAERARLRARKQEQYHKLREVPAITKDGVPIDLHMNAGMLVDLQHLAETGAISVGLFRTEIQFMLASQFPRMSEQEVLYRTALDLAGGKPITFRTLDIGSDKVLPYMTQVEEENPALGWRAIRIGLDRPGLLRAQLRGLLRAGAGREMRIMFPMIATLEEFEIAKSMVERELVQLERHNRKPPCDLKLGIMLEVPSLLWQLDEICERVDFLSVGSNDLVQYLFAADRDNKRVATRFDVLSAPILRVLKRIADKANATATPLTLCGEIGGKPLEAIVLLALGFRGLSMSAASIGPVKAAVLATHVAEAKAFVETLIDEAKGGHSLRDKLRKFAKAQGIPV, via the coding sequence ATGTATGGCACGCTCGGCGGCCCCCGCCTGCTGCTGCGCCGCCTTCGCGAGGTCATGGCGGAGCCGGTAAGCCCGCAAGCTCGGCTCGATAAGATCGTCGTCCATATCGCCGCGAATATGGTCGCGGAAGTGTGTTCTGTCTACGTTCTGCGCGCTGACGGCCGGCTCGAACTTTATGCAACCGAAGGCTTGAACCGGGAAGCGGTTCACTTGACGACGTTGCGGACGGGCGAAGGCCTGGTCGGCTTGATCGCGGAGACGGCCGAACCGCTGGCGCTCGCCGACGCCCAGCTTCATCCCTCGTTCTTGTACAGGCCGGAAACGGGCGAAGAAATTTATTCGTCCTTCCTCGGCGTGCCGATCCTGCGGGGCGGCAATACGCTCGGCGTGCTGGTCGTCCAAAACAAAGCGCGTCGCGCCTATTCCGAGGAGGAGATCGAGGCACTCCAGACGACCGCCATGCTGCTCGCCGAAATGATCGCGTCGGGAGAGCTGCAGTCGCTTGCGGCACCTGGTCGCGACATTGCCCTGCGCCGGCCGCTGGCCTTGAAGGGAACGCCCATCGCCGATGGCGTTGGTCTTGGCCACGTCGTTCTGCATGAGCCCCGCATCGTCGTGAAGCAGCTCGTTGCCGAGGACATCAAGCTGGAGATGGAGCGGCTCGACACCGCGATCGGCGCCATGCGCCAATCGATCGATCTCTTGATCGAGAACGGCAACATGGGGCCGGGCGAACATCGCGATGTTCTGGAAACCTTTCGCATGTTCGCGCATGACCGCGGTTGGCTGCGCCGTTTGCGCGAAGCCGTGACGACCGGTCTCACGGCCGAAGCGGCTGTCGAACGTGTGCAAAACGACGCGCGCGCCAAATTGCAGCGCCGGACCGAACCATTCATGCGCGATCGGCTGCATGATCTCGATGATCTCGCCAATCGGCTCCTGCATCAGCTGACGGGACAAAGCTTCGCCGCCGCTCACAAGAATTTGCCGAATAATTCGGTCATTGTCGCGCGCACCATGGGGCCGGCGGCGCTGCTCGAATATGATCGCGCCAAAATTCGCGGCCTCGTGCTGGAGGATGGCGGCGCCGGCAGCCATGTTGCCATCGTCGCCCGCGCACTCGGCATTGCCGCGGTGGGCGAGGTCGCCAATATCATCGATTTTGTTGAGCCGGGCGACGCTTTGATTGTCGATGGCGCGACCGGCGATGTGCATGTGCGCCCGCCGCCCGACGTCGAAAACACCTATGCCGAAAGAGCAAGGCTGCGGGCGCGGAAGCAGGAACAATATCACAAATTGCGTGAGGTTCCGGCGATCACCAAGGACGGCGTGCCGATCGATCTTCATATGAACGCCGGCATGCTGGTGGATCTGCAGCACCTGGCCGAGACAGGTGCGATCTCCGTCGGGCTGTTTCGAACCGAAATTCAGTTCATGCTCGCCTCGCAATTTCCACGGATGAGCGAACAGGAGGTTCTTTACCGGACCGCCCTCGATTTGGCCGGCGGCAAGCCGATCACCTTCCGCACCCTGGATATCGGCTCCGACAAGGTCTTGCCATACATGACCCAAGTCGAGGAGGAAAATCCGGCGCTGGGGTGGCGCGCCATCCGGATCGGTCTCGATCGGCCCGGGCTTTTGCGGGCGCAGTTGCGCGGCCTGCTGCGCGCCGGGGCCGGGCGTGAAATGCGGATCATGTTCCCGATGATCGCAACGCTGGAGGAATTTGAAATTGCGAAATCCATGGTCGAGCGCGAGCTCGTCCAATTGGAGCGCCATAACCGTAAGCCTCCGTGCGATCTCAAGCTGGGCATCATGCTCGAGGTCCCGTCGCTGCTCTGGCAACTCGACGAAATCTGCGAACGCGTCGATTTCCTTTCGGTTGGGTCGAACGATCTGGTGCAATATCTTTTTGCTGCCGATCGCGACAACAAGAGGGTCGCCACGCGCTTCGACGTGTTGTCGGCACCAATCCTTCGCGTATTGAAGCGCATCGCCGACAAAGCCAATGCAACGGCAACGCCGCTGACGCTTTGCGGTGAAATTGGCGGCAAGCCGCTGGAAGCCATTGTCCTGTTGGCGCTCGGCTTTCGCGGCCTTTCGATGTCTGCCGCCTCGATCGGCCCCGTCAAGGCGGCGGTGCTCGCCACTCACGTCGCTGAGGCGAAAGCTTTCGTCGAGACCCTTATCGATGAGGCGAAGGGCGGCCATTCCCTGCGCGATAAATTGCGCAAATTCGCGAAAGCACAGGGCATTCCGGTTTAG